In the genome of Persephonella sp. KM09-Lau-8, one region contains:
- the typA gene encoding translational GTPase TypA — MKQTQKAIREDIRNIAIIAHVDHGKTTLVDALLKQSGTFRENEEVEERIMDNIDLERERGITIMAKNTAIYYKGIKINIVDTPGHADFGGEVERTLKMVDGVILLIDAAEGPMPQTRFVLQKALEAGLTPLVVINKIDRPDSRINQVIDEIYDLFIDLDATEEQLDFPIIYAIGKDGIAKKELDDESKDLRPLFEEIINYMPPPEYDPEKKFQFLITSLDYDNYVGRLAIGRVFNGSVKVNQQVSVVKPDGRIIKGIVRNIYTYEGLKRVETKEAKAGDIIAIAGLDDIQIGDTIADAENPEALPPITVEEPTISMIFSVNDSPFAGRSGKFLTSRHLRERLYKETLTNVALRVEDTDNPEAFLVKGRGELQLAILAEMMRREGYEFQVSKPEVIIKEENGVKLEPVERVLIDIPEEFIGSVTEKLGSRKGKMINMINHGSGRVRLEFLIPSRGLIGYRSEFKTDTKGEGIINTIFDSWQPWSGDIRIRQNGALVADRKGVATPYAIYSLQDRGIFFIPPGTEVYEGMVIGEHNRDNDLWVNITREKKLTNVRAAANDENIKVTPHKVMDFERAMEWINEDELIEVTPDAIRIRKKQLKKP; from the coding sequence TTGAAACAGACACAAAAGGCTATTAGAGAAGATATCAGAAATATTGCGATTATTGCCCATGTTGACCATGGAAAAACCACCCTTGTTGATGCCCTTTTAAAACAAAGCGGAACATTTAGAGAAAATGAAGAAGTTGAAGAAAGAATAATGGATAACATTGATTTGGAAAGGGAAAGGGGCATCACAATAATGGCCAAGAATACGGCTATTTATTACAAAGGTATAAAAATAAATATTGTTGATACACCAGGACACGCTGATTTTGGCGGAGAAGTTGAAAGAACACTAAAAATGGTTGATGGGGTTATTCTCCTTATTGATGCAGCAGAAGGCCCAATGCCCCAAACAAGATTTGTTCTGCAAAAAGCCCTTGAGGCAGGATTAACACCTCTTGTTGTTATAAACAAGATTGATAGACCCGATAGCCGTATAAATCAGGTTATTGATGAGATATACGACTTATTTATAGATTTAGATGCTACAGAAGAGCAGCTGGATTTTCCAATTATTTATGCAATAGGTAAGGATGGTATTGCCAAAAAAGAGCTTGATGATGAGAGTAAAGATTTAAGACCTTTATTTGAGGAAATCATAAATTATATGCCACCTCCAGAATACGACCCTGAGAAAAAATTCCAGTTTTTAATCACATCCCTTGATTATGACAACTATGTTGGAAGACTGGCGATAGGTAGGGTTTTTAATGGCAGTGTAAAGGTCAACCAGCAAGTTTCTGTGGTAAAACCTGATGGCAGAATAATAAAGGGAATAGTCCGTAATATATACACCTATGAAGGTTTAAAAAGGGTAGAAACCAAAGAAGCAAAAGCCGGAGATATTATTGCAATAGCCGGTCTTGACGATATCCAGATAGGCGATACAATAGCCGATGCAGAAAATCCAGAAGCACTCCCACCTATCACAGTAGAGGAGCCAACAATATCTATGATTTTTTCTGTGAATGACTCTCCATTTGCAGGTAGAAGTGGAAAGTTTTTAACCTCAAGACATCTAAGGGAAAGGTTATACAAAGAAACCCTTACAAATGTTGCCCTTAGAGTTGAAGATACAGACAATCCAGAAGCATTTCTGGTAAAAGGTAGAGGGGAGCTTCAGCTGGCAATCCTTGCAGAAATGATGCGTAGAGAAGGATATGAGTTTCAGGTATCAAAACCAGAAGTAATCATAAAAGAAGAAAATGGGGTTAAACTTGAGCCTGTGGAAAGAGTTTTGATTGATATACCGGAGGAATTTATAGGCAGTGTTACTGAAAAACTTGGTTCAAGAAAAGGGAAAATGATAAATATGATAAATCACGGCAGTGGTAGAGTAAGACTGGAGTTTCTTATCCCTTCAAGGGGATTAATCGGTTACAGGTCAGAGTTCAAAACGGATACCAAAGGAGAGGGAATAATAAACACAATATTTGACAGCTGGCAACCATGGTCTGGAGATATAAGAATAAGACAAAATGGTGCCCTTGTTGCTGATAGAAAGGGGGTAGCGACCCCGTATGCAATATATTCATTGCAGGATAGAGGAATATTCTTTATTCCTCCGGGGACAGAAGTTTATGAAGGAATGGTGATAGGGGAGCATAACAGGGATAACGACCTTTGGGTAAATATTACAAGGGAGAAAAAACTTACAAATGTCCGTGCAGCTGCCAATGATGAGAACATAAAAGTCACTCCCCATAAAGTAATGGATTTTGAAAGGGCTATGGAATGGATTAATGAAGATGAGCTAATTGAAGTTACACCGGATGCAATAAGAATTAGAAAAAAACAACTAAAGAAACCATAA
- a CDS encoding DUF445 family protein — protein MDELVQLLIPPILGAFIGYITNYLAIKMLFRPYEEKRIFGVKIPFTPGLIPKRRKEIAISLAKTIEKHLFTPEKLHKLFEESGYKERLQKRIEIVLDQLIDDIMEDIRDTIKSGISLGKINIKTTLIATALEKALEKLSENLKEKLKEKLLEKASDNIEKNIEEELPQILSQLNVEKMVVDTLMEMDIQTLEEIVIGFSEKQLKHITYTGAVLGFLIGLLQSILYLLH, from the coding sequence ATGGATGAATTAGTTCAGTTATTAATACCACCAATTTTAGGAGCTTTCATAGGGTATATAACAAACTATTTAGCTATAAAAATGCTTTTCCGTCCTTACGAAGAAAAAAGGATATTCGGGGTGAAAATTCCTTTCACCCCTGGATTAATCCCCAAAAGAAGAAAAGAAATTGCCATTTCCCTTGCCAAAACCATTGAGAAACATCTTTTTACCCCAGAAAAACTCCATAAACTTTTTGAGGAAAGCGGATATAAAGAAAGATTACAAAAGAGAATTGAAATAGTATTAGACCAGCTAATAGACGACATAATGGAAGATATAAGGGATACAATCAAATCAGGAATATCCCTTGGAAAGATTAATATAAAAACTACACTTATTGCAACAGCTCTGGAAAAGGCTCTTGAAAAGCTCTCAGAGAACCTTAAGGAGAAGCTTAAAGAAAAACTTCTTGAAAAAGCCTCTGATAACATAGAAAAAAACATAGAAGAAGAACTGCCACAGATTTTGTCCCAGCTTAATGTGGAAAAGATGGTTGTTGACACACTTATGGAAATGGATATCCAGACCCTTGAGGAGATTGTTATAGGTTTTTCCGAAAAACAACTAAAACATATTACCTATACAGGGGCAGTTCTGGGATTTTTAATTGGGTTATTACAGAGTATTTTATATTTGTTACACTAA
- a CDS encoding ABC transporter permease, translating to MREILYYIKKNKLAYVSLYVLGILYFLAIFADFIAPYPYDIQHRDTPYHPPTQIHFFDKDGNFHLRPFVYKYELVDPVFKKYRIDYSTKYPIYFFVKGEKHYLLGLIPTNVHLFGVKEGKIFLLGADNLGRDIFSRLLYGARISLSIGIVGVLLSFSIGAIIGGISGYFGGRIDNILMRLSEIVMSFPGFYLMLALRAIFPITLSSVQVYFLIVVILSFIGWAGLARVIRGMVLSIREQEFVLAAKSYGASSLRIITRHIIPNTFSYLLIAATLSIPGYILGESALSLLGLGIQEPYASWGNMLAAARSISAISNYPWILAPGITIFITILAFNLLGDALRDALDPKLRKNL from the coding sequence ATGAGAGAAATTTTATATTACATAAAGAAAAACAAACTGGCTTATGTTTCCCTGTATGTGTTGGGGATATTGTATTTTCTGGCGATATTTGCTGATTTTATAGCTCCATATCCTTATGATATACAGCACAGGGATACTCCATATCATCCTCCCACGCAGATACATTTTTTTGATAAAGATGGGAATTTCCATTTAAGACCTTTTGTTTATAAATATGAACTTGTTGACCCTGTGTTCAAAAAATACAGAATTGATTATTCAACAAAATACCCTATTTACTTTTTTGTAAAGGGTGAAAAGCATTACTTACTTGGTTTAATACCAACGAATGTTCATCTGTTTGGTGTAAAGGAAGGGAAAATATTTTTACTGGGAGCTGATAACTTAGGCAGGGATATATTTTCACGGCTTTTATATGGTGCAAGAATTTCTCTTTCTATAGGAATTGTAGGGGTTTTATTATCTTTTTCCATAGGGGCAATTATTGGGGGGATATCTGGTTATTTTGGTGGCAGAATTGATAATATTTTGATGAGATTGTCTGAAATAGTTATGTCTTTTCCTGGATTTTATCTTATGCTGGCTTTAAGGGCTATTTTTCCTATTACCCTGTCTTCTGTGCAGGTATATTTCTTAATTGTTGTTATTCTTTCGTTTATTGGCTGGGCTGGTCTGGCAAGGGTTATAAGGGGAATGGTTCTGTCTATCAGAGAACAAGAGTTTGTCCTTGCGGCAAAAAGTTATGGGGCATCTTCTCTCAGGATAATAACCCGTCATATAATTCCCAATACATTTTCTTATCTGCTGATTGCTGCTACTTTGTCAATTCCAGGATATATCTTAGGGGAAAGTGCTCTTTCTTTGCTTGGTCTTGGTATTCAGGAGCCTTATGCAAGCTGGGGTAATATGCTGGCAGCTGCAAGGAGTATATCAGCAATATCAAACTATCCGTGGATACTTGCTCCGGGGATAACAATATTTATAACAATTCTGGCTTTTAATCTACTAGGAGACGCTCTAAGAGATGCTTTAGACCCCAAACTGAGAAAGAATTTATAA
- a CDS encoding ABC transporter permease, whose product MFLYIVKRLIQMIPLVIGITFISFIIIQMAPGDYLDQLRMNPQISKETLKELEKAYGLDQPILVQYFKWLINALKFDLGYSFSYHVPVIELIKERIGNTLFLSITSALLAWLLAVPLGIWAALNPNRWIDKFIQLFSFTFMSIPNFFLAFLLLFVAVKTGLFPTGGATSPDYDQLSLTGKIIDRLWHVSLPAFVLAIGSLAGLVRLVRSAMIEALHSEYVMFARAKGLPEKQVIFRHALRNALNPFITLLGFEIANLLSGAALIEIIVNWPGMGMLMLDAVLSQDLYLVMGGLYIGAIMLIIGNLIADILLAKLDPRVRQREVEGVLK is encoded by the coding sequence TTGTTTTTATATATAGTTAAAAGGCTTATTCAGATGATACCCCTTGTTATTGGGATTACATTTATCTCGTTTATTATTATCCAGATGGCTCCCGGCGATTATTTAGACCAGCTTAGAATGAACCCCCAGATTTCAAAAGAAACTTTGAAAGAGCTTGAAAAGGCTTATGGTTTAGACCAGCCTATTCTGGTTCAATATTTTAAATGGTTAATCAATGCTTTAAAGTTTGACCTTGGATATTCATTTTCCTATCATGTGCCGGTGATAGAGCTTATCAAGGAGAGGATAGGAAATACTCTGTTTTTATCCATAACCTCTGCTTTACTTGCATGGCTACTGGCTGTTCCCCTTGGGATATGGGCTGCTTTAAATCCAAACAGATGGATTGACAAGTTTATACAGCTGTTTTCATTTACATTTATGTCTATTCCAAACTTTTTTCTGGCATTTTTGCTCTTATTTGTTGCCGTTAAAACCGGATTGTTCCCAACAGGAGGGGCAACTTCACCTGATTATGACCAGCTAAGTTTAACAGGAAAAATTATAGACCGATTATGGCATGTGTCCCTTCCTGCCTTTGTTCTGGCTATAGGTTCACTGGCAGGTCTTGTTAGACTTGTTAGAAGTGCAATGATAGAGGCTTTACATTCTGAGTATGTTATGTTTGCCAGAGCAAAGGGATTACCGGAAAAACAGGTAATATTCAGACATGCCCTTAGAAATGCATTAAATCCATTTATTACTCTTCTTGGTTTTGAGATTGCAAACCTTCTATCAGGAGCAGCACTTATTGAGATTATTGTAAACTGGCCGGGAATGGGAATGCTTATGCTTGATGCTGTCTTATCACAGGATTTATATCTGGTTATGGGTGGATTATATATAGGTGCTATTATGTTAATCATTGGTAATCTGATAGCAGATATTCTACTTGCAAAACTTGACCCAAGGGTCAGACAAAGAGAAGTTGAAGGTGTTTTGAAATAA
- a CDS encoding citryl-CoA lyase: protein MEKKKWRTAISWHFDKEAYVRGYNLREMVKNLTFTEAIYLVLKGELPDEKEKRMLDAIFVATVEHSIAPPSIIAARAVISGGNSLHVGVGAGILAFGEAHGGALEGAMKFLQENIDRNPEEAVKKYFSQGKRIPGYGHRYYKEADPRTQTLFEIAKETGFYGKYCQFAQEVEKAIEKIKSKKLVMNVDGAIAAIVSEMGFDWRLGKGFFIIGRVPGIVAHVYEELTMEKPFSKRLDEEKEVEYLGEKPREFPDRYKK from the coding sequence TTGGAAAAGAAAAAGTGGAGAACAGCAATAAGCTGGCATTTTGATAAAGAAGCTTATGTAAGAGGATACAACCTCAGGGAAATGGTAAAAAATCTAACATTTACAGAGGCTATATACCTTGTTCTAAAAGGAGAGCTTCCTGATGAGAAAGAAAAAAGAATGTTAGATGCCATATTTGTGGCTACTGTTGAGCATTCAATTGCTCCACCATCTATAATTGCTGCCCGTGCTGTTATAAGCGGAGGAAATTCTTTGCATGTTGGAGTTGGTGCTGGAATTCTGGCTTTTGGAGAAGCTCACGGTGGTGCACTGGAAGGGGCTATGAAATTTTTACAGGAAAATATAGACAGAAATCCTGAAGAAGCTGTAAAAAAATACTTTTCACAGGGAAAAAGAATTCCCGGATATGGTCATAGATACTACAAAGAGGCAGACCCAAGAACCCAGACATTATTTGAGATAGCAAAGGAAACAGGATTTTATGGAAAATACTGCCAGTTTGCACAAGAGGTAGAAAAAGCTATAGAAAAAATCAAAAGCAAAAAGCTGGTAATGAATGTTGACGGTGCAATAGCAGCAATTGTATCAGAAATGGGATTTGACTGGAGGCTTGGAAAAGGATTTTTTATTATAGGTAGAGTTCCGGGAATAGTTGCCCATGTTTATGAAGAGTTAACAATGGAAAAACCATTTTCCAAAAGACTTGATGAAGAAAAAGAGGTTGAATATTTAGGAGAAAAACCAAGGGAATTCCCAGATAGATATAAAAAATGA
- a CDS encoding HAMP domain-containing histidine kinase — protein sequence MTDFDKSYADFQRRRRNIFIISVIVFVFIVGNLYIFKEISKVKDVFNPYIFLIIINIDVVFFLAILAISLRHLIKLFFEKRETTGKLRRKLSFILISMVIIPAMILSVASISLISNATNLWFSGKVEKALDLTQKIIDEDIKTYSQLLDEIVYMIETKKITPYEAFKKFKINSMIILDKNKKPVMIYGKPKKLVEDFDFQLKKYIFEENGQYFLRYIRKFQKDKYIIIEYRLPPLLSRYKQEINYISDIYSKFRYYKNPIRVSYIVTMLTITMFVIFAALWFAQYVVRNLTYPLERLVDASKKLAQGNLNVKVDIKAPDEIGILIDEFNHMVKELKALYLQLERSNKELKENKEYLEAILENARTGVIYSDKYGRIEKINKAAAEILGIDPSQIKGKDIEEFMKSIGLDIKNIEKEQTINVDGKIIIARITKLSNKGYVLVFDDITDVVAAEKVLAWKEIAQRIAHEIKNPLTPIRLSAERIKRQYHNGNPKFPEILEKAVNVIFTEVDHLSKLVKEFGQFAASGRQITRAEINLKELIKEIADSYQSEKFKIDIDIPDDISLKADKKLLRQAFLNLVQNSYESIDKETGVLKIKAEKEDNKVIITFKDNGKGIPQTELEKIFIPYYSKKSKGSGLGLAITKEIIENHGGSIKALPSEEGAVFRIELPLS from the coding sequence ATGACAGATTTTGATAAAAGCTATGCAGACTTTCAAAGAAGACGCCGTAATATTTTTATAATCTCTGTTATAGTTTTTGTTTTTATTGTTGGAAACCTTTATATTTTCAAAGAGATTTCCAAAGTAAAAGACGTCTTTAACCCGTATATCTTCCTAATCATAATAAATATTGATGTCGTATTTTTCCTTGCTATTTTGGCTATATCCCTCAGGCATCTGATAAAACTATTTTTTGAAAAGCGAGAAACCACAGGTAAGCTAAGACGGAAACTTTCATTTATCCTGATTTCAATGGTAATTATACCTGCAATGATACTTTCAGTAGCATCTATAAGCCTTATATCAAATGCAACAAACCTATGGTTTAGCGGTAAAGTAGAAAAAGCATTAGACCTTACCCAGAAAATAATAGATGAGGATATCAAAACATACTCCCAGTTACTTGATGAAATTGTCTATATGATAGAAACCAAAAAAATAACCCCCTACGAAGCATTTAAAAAATTCAAGATAAACTCAATGATAATCCTTGATAAAAATAAAAAACCTGTAATGATTTATGGAAAACCTAAAAAACTGGTTGAAGATTTTGATTTCCAGCTAAAAAAATATATTTTTGAGGAAAATGGCCAGTATTTTCTCAGGTATATAAGAAAATTCCAAAAAGACAAATACATAATAATTGAGTATCGCCTACCACCTTTATTGTCCAGATATAAGCAGGAGATAAACTACATATCAGACATTTATTCAAAATTCAGGTATTACAAAAATCCAATCAGGGTGAGCTATATCGTAACTATGCTCACTATTACCATGTTTGTTATTTTCGCTGCCCTGTGGTTTGCCCAGTATGTTGTTAGAAATCTGACTTATCCTCTGGAAAGGCTTGTTGATGCTTCCAAGAAACTGGCACAGGGAAATCTTAATGTAAAGGTTGATATTAAAGCTCCTGATGAAATAGGTATCCTGATAGATGAATTTAATCACATGGTAAAGGAGCTAAAAGCCCTTTATCTCCAGCTTGAAAGAAGTAATAAAGAACTAAAGGAAAATAAAGAATACCTTGAGGCAATTCTGGAAAACGCCAGAACAGGAGTTATATATTCAGACAAATACGGCAGGATAGAAAAAATAAACAAAGCAGCTGCAGAGATATTAGGTATAGACCCCTCACAGATAAAAGGCAAAGATATAGAAGAGTTTATGAAAAGTATTGGCTTAGACATAAAAAATATTGAAAAAGAACAGACCATAAATGTTGATGGAAAGATAATAATAGCCAGAATAACAAAACTATCAAACAAAGGATATGTTCTTGTTTTTGATGATATAACAGATGTGGTTGCTGCTGAAAAAGTCCTTGCTTGGAAAGAGATAGCCCAGAGAATAGCCCATGAGATAAAAAATCCGCTTACTCCTATTAGACTTTCTGCAGAAAGGATAAAACGCCAGTATCATAATGGCAATCCAAAATTCCCAGAAATACTGGAAAAGGCTGTTAATGTTATATTTACAGAAGTTGACCATCTGTCAAAGCTTGTTAAAGAGTTTGGTCAGTTTGCAGCCTCAGGCAGACAAATAACCAGAGCAGAAATTAACCTAAAAGAGCTAATAAAAGAAATAGCAGACAGTTATCAATCAGAAAAATTTAAAATAGATATAGATATACCTGATGATATATCCTTGAAAGCTGACAAAAAACTACTCAGGCAGGCATTTTTAAATCTGGTTCAGAACAGCTATGAAAGTATTGATAAAGAAACTGGAGTATTGAAAATAAAGGCAGAAAAAGAAGATAACAAAGTTATCATCACCTTTAAAGATAACGGAAAAGGAATTCCCCAGACAGAACTGGAAAAGATTTTTATCCCATATTATTCCAAGAAATCAAAAGGTTCAGGCCTTGGCCTTGCAATAACAAAAGAAATAATAGAAAACCATGGAGGAAGCATAAAAGCCCTTCCTTCAGAGGAAGGGGCTGTTTTCCGGATAGAACTGCCTTTATCCTGA